The Ketobacter sp. MCCC 1A13808 genomic sequence ACTCGCCCGAAGCTCGCTCGGCGGATTGTCGGTCAGTGTTTGTTTGCCGCTAATCGGGGGGCGTGGTGCAGCGTAGCGACACGACAGTATCGCTACGCATTTCTGGCGGGTAAACTTGGCTTGTTCAACCGGGTGCCAATACCTGCCGATCCAGCTCCAGCATCATCGCCGATGGTAATTGCAGCGCGCTGCCCAGTTGATCCAGCCAGGCTCTTTCCATGGGGTTCTGGTCATCAATCATTACTGCGCTGACCAGATATATTTCCCGTGCCGCCTGGGGAGAGTCGGCCTGGGCGGCCAGTGCAGCCGCATCCAGTGGTGCATCAAACTGTTGCTGAAGCCATGCTTGTAGTTCGTCGTCGGGACCGAGCTTTTCGATTTCCCGGGTCAGTAAAGCCCGCTCATCTGCATCGATATGGCCATCAGCCCGAGCGGCCATGATCATTGCTTGCAGGATTTCCAGCCCCCGTTGCTGTTCAGCTTGTCCTTGCAGTTGTTCCAGAGGTTGCCCTTGGGTCTTGCTGGTTGATTGCGCTTGACCTACACCATTCTGGTGATTCTGATAGGCTTTCCAGGCCAGCACACCGATGCCGGCCAATGCCCCATATTTTAGTGCCTTGGTTCCCATCTTCCGACCCCGTTTCGAGCCGACCAGTAATCCCAGCGCGCCTCCGCCGAGCAAGCTTTTTATATCAACGCCTCCGGGGGCACTCTGACTCCCCTGGAGTTGCGAGGTGACACTATTGATAATCTGATTCACATTGACTCCCGAGCCCTGGCGATTGCCTGACGTCTGGCCGGATGCCTGCTGGAGTAACTGGTTCAAGATTGAGGATACATTCA encodes the following:
- a CDS encoding tellurite resistance TerB family protein, which encodes MNVSSILNQLLQQASGQTSGNRQGSGVNVNQIINSVTSQLQGSQSAPGGVDIKSLLGGGALGLLVGSKRGRKMGTKALKYGALAGIGVLAWKAYQNHQNGVGQAQSTSKTQGQPLEQLQGQAEQQRGLEILQAMIMAARADGHIDADERALLTREIEKLGPDDELQAWLQQQFDAPLDAAALAAQADSPQAAREIYLVSAVMIDDQNPMERAWLDQLGSALQLPSAMMLELDRQVLAPG